In a genomic window of Mycolicibacterium neoaurum VKM Ac-1815D:
- a CDS encoding TetR/AcrR family transcriptional regulator — MSTVHTDPRPARSRARLLDAATTLLRTGGPSAVTVDAVIRASNVARATLYRHFPSGNDLLAAAFHALIPPVPLPPEGGSLRDRLIAALDGFATLVVEAPISLAATSWLALGGGLEPSWWPRGDHEAESDEVRTLRERVAEQYAAPFDAIFASPDAVAQIGDVDRAQAVALLLGPIVLGKLSTLADFDYHQVARVAVDGFLATHGRGGKASAASTGSAGA, encoded by the coding sequence ATGTCGACGGTGCACACCGACCCACGGCCGGCGCGCTCGCGGGCGCGGTTGTTGGACGCTGCGACCACATTGCTGCGTACCGGCGGGCCCAGCGCGGTCACCGTCGACGCCGTCATCCGTGCCTCCAATGTCGCCCGAGCCACCCTGTACCGGCACTTTCCCAGCGGGAACGACCTGTTGGCGGCGGCGTTTCATGCACTCATCCCGCCCGTGCCGCTGCCGCCGGAGGGCGGCTCGCTGCGCGATCGGTTGATCGCCGCGCTCGACGGTTTCGCGACGTTGGTCGTCGAGGCACCGATCAGCCTGGCGGCGACGTCATGGCTTGCCCTCGGCGGCGGGCTGGAGCCCTCTTGGTGGCCCAGGGGAGACCATGAAGCGGAAAGCGATGAGGTGCGGACGCTGCGCGAGCGGGTGGCCGAGCAGTATGCGGCCCCCTTCGACGCCATCTTTGCCAGCCCTGATGCGGTCGCCCAAATCGGCGATGTGGACCGCGCGCAGGCCGTGGCACTGCTGTTGGGCCCGATCGTGCTCGGGAAGCTCAGCACACTGGCCGATTTCGACTACCACCAGGTGGCCAGGGTCGCCGTCGACGGCTTCCTGGCCACCCATGGCAGGGGTGGAAAAGCTAGCGCAGCGAGTACCGGATCGGCAGGTGCTTGA
- a CDS encoding cytochrome P450: MSTPTKDGRASEYAKVFVEPKAYADDARLHEAMAYLRRHEPVVKVESRLYRPFWAITKHADIMAVERENNLFISEPRPLLATAAADDLAKQQLEAGMGLRTLIHMDDPHHRKVRAIGADWFRPKAMRDLKVRVDELAKRYVDRMRDIGPECDFVTAIAVQFPLYVIMSLLGLPEEDYERMHMLTQEMFGGDDDEYKREGGSLEDQLAVLMDFFAYFSTLTASRRANPTEDLASAIANGRIDGEPLSDVDTASYYVIVASAGHDTTKDAISGGLLALIENPDQLDRLRTQPDLMGTAVEEMIRWTTPVKEFMRTATADTEVRGVRIAEGESVYLAYASGNRDEDVFDEPFRFDVGRENNKHVSFGYGVHFCLGAALARMEMNSLFTELIPRLDSIELAGTPELSATTFVGGLKHLPIRYSLR, encoded by the coding sequence ATGAGCACTCCGACCAAAGACGGCCGGGCCAGTGAGTACGCAAAGGTCTTCGTCGAGCCGAAGGCCTACGCCGACGATGCGCGGCTGCACGAGGCGATGGCCTACCTGCGCCGCCACGAACCCGTGGTCAAGGTGGAGTCTCGGCTGTATCGACCGTTCTGGGCCATAACCAAGCACGCCGACATCATGGCCGTCGAACGGGAGAACAACCTGTTCATCAGCGAACCGCGGCCACTGCTGGCCACCGCGGCCGCCGACGACCTGGCCAAGCAACAGCTGGAGGCAGGCATGGGCCTGCGCACCCTGATCCACATGGATGACCCACACCATCGCAAGGTGCGCGCCATCGGCGCGGATTGGTTCCGCCCCAAGGCCATGCGTGACCTCAAGGTTCGCGTCGACGAGCTGGCCAAGCGTTACGTCGACCGGATGCGCGATATTGGACCCGAATGCGATTTCGTCACCGCCATCGCGGTGCAGTTCCCGCTCTACGTCATCATGTCGCTGCTCGGGCTGCCTGAAGAGGACTACGAGCGCATGCACATGTTGACCCAGGAGATGTTCGGCGGTGACGACGACGAGTACAAGCGCGAAGGCGGATCCCTGGAGGACCAACTCGCCGTGCTGATGGACTTCTTCGCCTACTTCTCCACCCTGACCGCGTCACGACGGGCCAATCCCACCGAGGATCTGGCCTCGGCCATCGCCAACGGCCGCATCGACGGTGAACCGCTCTCGGATGTGGACACCGCCTCCTACTACGTGATCGTCGCCAGCGCCGGGCATGACACCACCAAGGACGCCATCTCGGGCGGCCTGCTGGCACTGATCGAAAACCCCGACCAACTCGACCGGCTGCGCACCCAACCAGATCTGATGGGCACCGCGGTCGAGGAGATGATCCGCTGGACCACACCGGTCAAGGAATTCATGCGCACCGCCACCGCCGACACCGAGGTGCGCGGGGTGCGCATCGCCGAGGGCGAATCCGTCTATCTTGCTTACGCTTCGGGCAATCGAGACGAGGACGTGTTCGACGAGCCGTTCCGCTTCGACGTCGGGCGCGAGAACAACAAGCACGTGTCTTTCGGCTACGGGGTGCACTTCTGCCTGGGGGCCGCTTTGGCGCGGATGGAGATGAACAGTCTGTTCACCGAGCTCATCCCGCGCCTGGACTCGATCGAACTGGCCGGCACCCCGGAGTTGTCGGCGACGACATTCGTCGGCGGGCTCAAGCACCTGCCGATCCGGTACTCGCTGCGCTAG
- a CDS encoding carboxylesterase/lipase family protein produces MLAAGCGLGGDGGRASLPPDPSVVRTADGFVRGVATLDKRNFAGIPYAAPPVGPLRWRPPQPVAPWQGVRDATKTGPRCLQGESGDVEFGKQTDEDCLTLNVWTPAPENTLRPVMVWIHGGSFINGNGAMYDARWLVDRGDIVVVTLNYRLGALGFLAHPALGESGGVGNYGLADQQAALRWVHENIAAFGGDPDKVTIAGESAGGMSVCDHLVAPESQGLFRAAIIQSGPCQAQVGLPRAEKISSDFARDMGCADPAAVAACLRGLPAHQVDKPVWYGRIGEDTLSGPVYGTTTLPEDPMVAFRDGRAAEVPVLIGTNRDEFTLFAALQYLRGARQYDAGEYPDLLADTFGADAAAVGARYPLDRYGGSAALAYSAAVTDGVFACVAERMADQLASSRSVFGYQFDDPRPPTPEPMRTLPFPVGASHSLELRYLFDVGGAPPLSPDQQQLSNQMIDYWTAFVRSGAPDVDGAPDWPAVSGSASWMSLRPDGSRMVTSFGSEHQCDFWAGLPGR; encoded by the coding sequence ATGCTCGCCGCGGGGTGTGGACTGGGCGGCGACGGCGGGCGGGCATCGCTGCCGCCGGACCCGTCGGTGGTGCGGACCGCCGACGGCTTCGTCCGTGGGGTGGCCACCCTGGACAAGCGCAATTTTGCGGGAATCCCTTATGCGGCACCGCCGGTCGGTCCACTGCGTTGGCGGCCTCCGCAGCCGGTCGCCCCATGGCAGGGCGTCCGCGACGCGACCAAGACCGGCCCGCGGTGCCTGCAGGGCGAAAGCGGCGATGTGGAGTTCGGCAAGCAGACCGATGAGGACTGCCTGACGCTCAACGTGTGGACGCCGGCACCCGAGAACACCCTTCGGCCGGTGATGGTGTGGATCCACGGTGGCTCTTTCATCAACGGCAACGGCGCCATGTACGACGCCCGCTGGCTCGTCGACCGTGGTGACATCGTGGTGGTCACCCTCAATTACCGGTTGGGTGCCTTGGGATTTCTCGCCCATCCGGCGCTGGGGGAGTCGGGCGGCGTCGGCAACTACGGCCTGGCCGACCAGCAGGCGGCGCTGCGCTGGGTGCACGAGAACATCGCGGCGTTCGGTGGTGACCCGGACAAGGTGACCATCGCCGGGGAGTCGGCGGGCGGGATGTCGGTGTGCGATCACCTGGTCGCGCCGGAGTCGCAGGGCTTGTTCCGGGCCGCGATCATCCAGAGCGGACCGTGCCAGGCGCAGGTGGGGCTACCCCGGGCCGAGAAGATCAGCAGCGACTTCGCCCGCGATATGGGGTGTGCCGATCCGGCCGCCGTTGCCGCCTGTCTACGCGGGCTGCCGGCCCATCAGGTGGATAAACCGGTGTGGTACGGCCGAATCGGCGAGGACACCCTCAGCGGACCGGTCTACGGCACCACGACCCTGCCCGAAGACCCGATGGTCGCGTTCCGGGACGGTCGGGCGGCCGAGGTGCCGGTGCTGATCGGCACCAATCGCGACGAGTTCACCCTCTTCGCCGCCCTGCAGTACCTGCGCGGGGCCAGGCAGTACGACGCCGGCGAATATCCCGACCTGCTTGCCGACACCTTCGGCGCGGACGCCGCGGCGGTCGGTGCCCGGTATCCGCTGGACAGGTACGGCGGCAGCGCGGCACTGGCGTACTCGGCGGCGGTGACCGATGGCGTCTTCGCCTGTGTCGCCGAACGGATGGCCGACCAACTGGCATCGAGTCGGTCGGTTTTCGGCTATCAGTTCGACGATCCCCGCCCGCCGACTCCAGAACCGATGCGTACGTTGCCGTTTCCGGTCGGCGCCAGCCACTCGCTGGAACTGCGCTATCTGTTCGACGTCGGTGGGGCGCCGCCGCTGAGCCCTGACCAGCAGCAGTTGTCGAACCAGATGATCGACTATTGGACGGCATTCGTCCGTTCCGGTGCACCCGATGTCGATGGCGCACCGGACTGGCCGGCGGTCAGCGGCTCGGCTTCCTGGATGTCCCTGCGGCCTGACGGGTCGCGGATGGTCACCAGTTTCGGATCCGAGCACCAATGCGATTTCTGGGCAGGGCTGCCGGGTCGATAG
- a CDS encoding hotdog fold domain-containing protein, producing MTSPTYRAWQQLADKPLGSRLFSAAAMVRVPYFASVLPHIRRMEPGLAEVDVPKWFYVYNHLHTVHAIASCNAAEVAMGMAMEATVPATHRWIPKGMTVQYLAKATTSLRATARFSPPDFAVITDGTEIVVPVRITDRAGTEVVHAEITTWVTPVSSTS from the coding sequence ATGACGAGTCCCACCTACCGCGCGTGGCAGCAGTTGGCCGACAAACCGCTGGGTAGCCGGTTGTTCTCCGCGGCGGCGATGGTCCGAGTCCCCTATTTCGCCTCGGTACTCCCGCACATCCGCCGGATGGAGCCGGGACTGGCCGAGGTCGACGTGCCGAAGTGGTTCTACGTCTACAACCACCTGCACACCGTGCACGCGATCGCCTCGTGCAATGCCGCCGAGGTGGCGATGGGGATGGCCATGGAGGCGACCGTGCCGGCCACCCACCGGTGGATCCCGAAAGGGATGACGGTGCAGTACCTGGCCAAGGCGACGACATCGCTGCGCGCCACGGCCCGATTCAGCCCCCCGGACTTCGCCGTCATCACCGACGGCACCGAGATCGTGGTGCCGGTGCGCATCACCGACCGCGCAGGCACCGAGGTGGTGCACGCCGAGATCACGACCTGGGTGACTCCGGTCAGCTCGACGTCCTGA
- the rpsJ gene encoding 30S ribosomal protein S10: MAGQKIRIRLKAYDHEAIDASARKIVETVTRTGASVVGPVPLPTEKNVYCVIRSPHKYKDSREHFEMRTHKRLIDILDPTPKTVDALMRIDLPASVDVNIQ, from the coding sequence GTGGCGGGACAGAAGATCCGCATCAGGCTCAAGGCCTACGACCATGAGGCGATTGACGCCTCGGCGCGCAAGATCGTCGAGACTGTCACCCGTACGGGCGCCAGTGTGGTTGGCCCGGTGCCGCTGCCGACCGAGAAGAACGTGTACTGCGTCATTCGGTCTCCCCATAAGTACAAGGACTCGCGGGAGCATTTCGAGATGCGTACCCACAAGCGCCTTATCGACATCCTCGACCCCACGCCGAAGACCGTTGACGCTTTGATGCGCATCGATCTGCCGGCCAGTGTCGACGTCAATATCCAGTAG
- the rplC gene encoding 50S ribosomal protein L3, whose protein sequence is MARKGILGTKLGMTQVFDENNKVVPVTVVKAGPNVVTRIRTTERDGYSAVQLAYGEISPRKVNKPVTGQFAAAGVNPRRHLAELRLDDEAAAADYEVGQELTAEIFADGAYVDVTGTSKGKGFAGTMKRHGFAGQGAAHGAQAVHRRPGSIGGCATPGRVFKGTRMSGRMGSDRVTTQNLKVHKVDAENGVLLIKGAVPGRNGGLVVVRTAIKRGEK, encoded by the coding sequence ATGGCACGAAAAGGAATTCTGGGCACCAAACTGGGCATGACGCAGGTGTTCGACGAGAACAACAAAGTCGTCCCGGTGACGGTCGTCAAGGCCGGCCCCAATGTGGTGACCCGCATCCGTACCACCGAGCGTGACGGCTACAGCGCCGTGCAGCTCGCTTACGGCGAGATCAGCCCGCGCAAGGTGAACAAGCCGGTCACCGGTCAGTTCGCCGCCGCCGGTGTGAACCCGCGCCGCCACCTCGCCGAGCTACGTCTCGATGATGAGGCCGCCGCCGCCGATTACGAGGTCGGCCAAGAGCTGACCGCCGAGATCTTCGCCGACGGTGCTTACGTCGACGTGACCGGCACCAGCAAGGGCAAGGGCTTCGCAGGCACCATGAAGCGGCACGGCTTCGCCGGCCAGGGCGCCGCGCACGGTGCCCAGGCTGTGCACCGCCGTCCGGGCTCGATCGGTGGCTGCGCCACCCCGGGCCGCGTCTTCAAGGGCACCCGCATGTCGGGCCGTATGGGCAGTGACCGCGTCACCACCCAGAACCTGAAGGTGCACAAGGTCGATGCCGAGAACGGCGTACTGCTGATCAAGGGTGCCGTCCCCGGACGCAATGGTGGACTCGTCGTGGTCCGCACCGCGATCAAACGAGGTGAGAAGTAA
- the rplD gene encoding 50S ribosomal protein L4 → MALKLDVHTPDGKTDGSVELPAALFDVEPNIALLHQVVNAQLAAKRQGTHSAKTRAEVSGGGKKPYRQKGTGRARQGSTRAPQFTGGGIVHGPKPRDYSQRTPKKMIAAATRGALSDRARNDRIHAVTELVAGQTPSTKSAKSFLASLTTNKNVLIVIGRSDEVGAKSVRNLPGVHVISADQLNAYDVLHADDVVFSVEALNAYITAHTKKEEVSA, encoded by the coding sequence ATGGCTCTCAAGCTTGACGTTCACACTCCGGACGGCAAGACGGACGGTTCCGTGGAACTTCCCGCTGCCCTGTTCGATGTGGAACCCAACATCGCTCTGCTGCACCAGGTGGTGAATGCACAGCTGGCCGCGAAGCGTCAGGGAACGCATTCGGCCAAGACCCGCGCCGAGGTCTCCGGTGGTGGCAAGAAGCCGTACCGCCAGAAGGGCACCGGCCGCGCCCGTCAGGGCTCGACCCGCGCACCGCAGTTCACCGGTGGTGGCATCGTGCACGGACCGAAGCCGCGTGACTACAGCCAGCGGACCCCCAAGAAGATGATCGCCGCCGCCACCCGCGGGGCGCTCTCGGACCGGGCTCGCAACGATCGGATCCACGCTGTCACCGAACTGGTGGCCGGTCAGACTCCGTCGACCAAGTCGGCGAAGTCGTTCCTGGCCAGCCTCACCACGAACAAGAACGTGTTGATCGTCATCGGTCGCAGCGATGAGGTCGGCGCGAAGAGCGTGCGGAACCTGCCCGGCGTGCATGTCATCTCGGCGGACCAGCTCAACGCGTACGACGTGCTGCACGCCGACGACGTGGTGTTCTCGGTCGAGGCCCTGAACGCCTACATCACCGCGCACACCAAGAAGGAAGAGGTGTCTGCCTGA
- the rplW gene encoding 50S ribosomal protein L23, whose translation MATITDPRDIILAPVISEKSYGLIEDNVYTFVVHPDSNKTQIKIAIEKIFSVKVDSVNTLNRNGKRKRTRSGYGTRKSTKRAIVTLAAGSKPIDLFGAPA comes from the coding sequence ATGGCCACGATCACCGACCCTCGCGACATCATCCTCGCGCCGGTCATCTCCGAGAAGTCCTACGGGCTGATCGAGGACAACGTGTACACGTTCGTCGTGCACCCGGATTCGAACAAGACGCAGATCAAGATCGCCATCGAGAAGATCTTCTCCGTCAAGGTCGATTCGGTGAACACGTTGAACCGCAACGGCAAGCGCAAGCGGACCCGCAGTGGCTACGGCACGCGCAAGAGCACCAAGCGCGCCATCGTGACCCTGGCCGCAGGCAGCAAGCCGATCGACTTGTTCGGAGCGCCGGCCTAG
- the rplB gene encoding 50S ribosomal protein L2 — MAIRKYKPTTPGRRGSSVSDFAEITRSTPEKSLVRPLHSTGGRNAHGRITTRHKGGGHKRAYRLIDFRRHDKDGVNAKVAHIEYDPNRTANIALLHYLDGEKRYIIAPKDLKQGDVIEQGPNADIKPGNNLPLRNIPAGTVIHAVELRPGGGAKLARSAGVSIQLLGKEGSYASLRMPSGEIRRVDVRCRATVGEVGNAEQANINWGKAGRMRWKGKRPTVRGVVMNPVDHPHGGGEGKTSGGRHPVSPWGKPEGRTRKPNKASDKLIVRRRRTGKKR, encoded by the coding sequence ATGGCAATTCGCAAGTACAAGCCGACGACCCCGGGTCGTCGCGGTTCGAGCGTCTCCGATTTCGCCGAGATCACTCGTTCGACTCCGGAGAAGTCGCTGGTCCGTCCGCTGCACAGCACGGGTGGACGTAACGCGCACGGCCGCATCACCACTCGTCACAAGGGTGGCGGCCACAAGCGCGCCTACCGGCTTATCGACTTCCGTCGTCACGACAAAGACGGTGTCAACGCCAAGGTTGCGCACATCGAGTACGACCCCAACCGCACCGCGAACATCGCGCTGCTGCACTACTTGGACGGCGAGAAGCGCTACATCATCGCCCCCAAGGATCTGAAGCAGGGCGACGTCATCGAGCAGGGGCCGAACGCCGATATCAAGCCCGGCAACAACCTGCCGCTGCGCAACATCCCGGCCGGTACCGTCATCCACGCCGTGGAGCTGCGGCCCGGCGGCGGCGCCAAGCTGGCCCGCTCTGCCGGTGTCAGCATCCAGCTGCTCGGTAAGGAAGGCAGCTACGCATCGCTGCGTATGCCCTCCGGCGAGATCCGTCGCGTCGACGTGCGCTGCCGCGCCACCGTCGGCGAGGTCGGCAACGCCGAGCAGGCCAACATCAACTGGGGCAAGGCCGGTCGTATGCGGTGGAAGGGCAAGCGCCCCACCGTCCGTGGTGTCGTCATGAACCCGGTCGACCACCCGCACGGCGGTGGTGAGGGTAAGACCTCCGGTGGCCGCCACCCGGTGAGCCCCTGGGGTAAACCCGAGGGCCGCACCCGCAAGCCCAACAAGGCGAGCGACAAGCTCATCGTCCGTCGCCGGCGCACCGGCAAGAAGCGCTAG
- the rpsS gene encoding 30S ribosomal protein S19, with protein sequence MPRSLKKGPFVDDHLLKKVDVQNEKNSKQVIKTWSRRSTIIPDFIGHTFAVHDGRKHVPVFVTESMVGHKLGEFAPTRTFKGHIKDDRKAKRR encoded by the coding sequence ATGCCACGCAGCCTCAAGAAGGGCCCGTTCGTCGACGACCACCTTCTCAAGAAGGTCGACGTCCAGAACGAGAAGAACAGCAAGCAGGTCATCAAGACCTGGTCGCGCCGGTCCACCATCATCCCGGACTTCATCGGTCACACCTTCGCCGTCCACGACGGTCGCAAGCACGTGCCGGTGTTCGTTACCGAGTCGATGGTCGGGCACAAGCTGGGCGAGTTCGCCCCCACCCGCACGTTCAAGGGTCACATCAAGGATGACCGGAAGGCGAAGCGCCGGTAA